A genomic region of Blastocatellia bacterium contains the following coding sequences:
- a CDS encoding dehydrogenase gives MPRVYNWQIGRTMSYWYSEHRPQRQFGAVFDINKCIECQTCTLACKTTWTSGRGQEYMLWNNVETKPYGSYPLAWDVQLLQRLGPQTWEGKTYTGRTIFEAAPAGERVLNSTHEQVDYCYPNVGEDEIAGAVERGGWLSLPQQAWMFYLARICNHCTYPACLSSCPRSSIYKRPEDGIVVIDQQRCRGYQECVKGCPYGKVYFNPHTGTSEKCIGCFPKIEQGIQPQCFVNCIGKIRLQGWISTPDKAREDNPIDYLVHVRKLALPLYPQFGLEPNVYYVPPINVPDHFLIQMFGPDAPAAVRTYRNAKDDKTLQGLFALFGSTERTIPFFKIVGDMAIALDDNKKEFARVPIYEPVHIRPAQDRLYQIMRSNTT, from the coding sequence ATGCCTCGCGTATACAATTGGCAAATTGGCCGCACGATGAGTTACTGGTATTCCGAGCATCGCCCGCAACGTCAGTTCGGCGCGGTGTTCGATATAAACAAGTGCATTGAGTGTCAAACCTGCACGCTGGCCTGCAAAACGACCTGGACGAGCGGACGTGGACAAGAATACATGCTGTGGAACAACGTTGAAACAAAACCTTACGGCAGCTATCCACTTGCCTGGGACGTCCAGTTACTCCAGCGGCTCGGCCCACAAACGTGGGAAGGAAAGACCTATACGGGTCGCACGATTTTTGAGGCAGCGCCCGCTGGCGAGCGCGTGCTCAACTCAACGCACGAGCAAGTAGATTACTGCTATCCCAACGTCGGCGAGGACGAGATTGCCGGCGCCGTCGAACGTGGCGGCTGGCTCAGCTTGCCGCAACAGGCCTGGATGTTCTATCTGGCGCGCATTTGCAATCACTGTACCTACCCAGCCTGCCTGTCGTCATGTCCCCGCTCGTCCATTTACAAGCGACCGGAAGACGGCATCGTCGTGATTGACCAGCAACGCTGCCGTGGCTATCAGGAATGCGTCAAGGGCTGCCCCTACGGTAAGGTCTACTTCAATCCCCATACCGGCACCAGTGAAAAGTGCATCGGGTGCTTCCCCAAGATCGAACAGGGGATTCAACCACAGTGTTTCGTCAATTGCATCGGCAAGATTCGGCTGCAAGGGTGGATCAGCACGCCCGACAAGGCCCGCGAAGATAATCCGATTGATTATCTGGTGCATGTGCGAAAACTGGCGCTGCCGCTCTATCCACAATTCGGATTGGAGCCGAACGTCTACTATGTGCCGCCCATCAACGTGCCTGATCACTTCCTCATTCAGATGTTCGGACCCGATGCGCCGGCGGCCGTGCGCACTTATCGCAATGCCAAGGACGACAAAACGCTTCAAGGCTTGTTCGCGCTGTTTGGTTCGACCGAGCGCACCATCCCGTTTTTCAAGATCGTCGGCGATATGGCCATCGCGCTCGACGACAACAAGAAGGAATTTGCCAGAGTGCCGATCTACGAACCGGTTCACATCCGTCCGGCTCAGGATCGCCTCTATCAGATCATGCGAAGCAATACGACATAG